A single genomic interval of Halobacillus halophilus DSM 2266 harbors:
- a CDS encoding M23 family metallopeptidase → MIWFQAAIYTILPLFLFHHLLKTDFASRKQLVLDWLAVLMFLVFIFIIGPWHIYNYYLRWLWPVLFMIVSFFVLKRVPSLPVKGPEKDKSYKFSIGIGIGLVLYFGFIAVNGLSGYILTDRDQAIQLSFPMKDGVYAFGHGGSDPSINYHNEYLPQQYAYDILQLNLWGMRASGLSPADLEKYEIYGTPLYSPCSGEVMTAVDEYKDISPQESPNKQESPAGNHVILFCKGAEIHMAHMKPGTVEVKEGEKVNTGDRVGEVGNTGNTTEPHLHIHAEKDGEGVPITFDDRFLKRNSLVMR, encoded by the coding sequence ATGATTTGGTTTCAGGCAGCGATTTACACCATCTTACCTTTGTTTTTGTTTCATCATTTATTGAAAACGGACTTTGCCAGCCGAAAGCAGCTGGTGTTGGACTGGCTGGCTGTCCTCATGTTTTTAGTGTTCATTTTTATCATCGGTCCCTGGCATATTTATAATTATTACTTACGCTGGTTATGGCCTGTGCTGTTTATGATCGTTTCTTTCTTTGTTTTAAAAAGGGTTCCCTCGTTACCCGTGAAGGGACCGGAGAAAGATAAAAGTTATAAATTCTCCATAGGTATCGGTATAGGGCTGGTTCTATATTTTGGTTTTATAGCGGTGAATGGCTTGTCCGGCTATATCCTGACAGACCGGGATCAGGCGATTCAGCTCTCGTTTCCGATGAAAGACGGGGTTTACGCATTCGGTCATGGAGGATCCGATCCTTCTATTAATTATCATAATGAATACTTGCCCCAGCAATACGCGTACGATATTCTGCAGTTGAATTTGTGGGGAATGAGGGCATCAGGTTTATCACCGGCAGATTTAGAAAAATATGAGATCTACGGCACTCCGCTCTACAGTCCATGCAGCGGCGAAGTAATGACCGCGGTCGATGAATATAAGGACATTTCACCGCAGGAGTCTCCGAATAAACAGGAATCCCCTGCCGGTAATCACGTGATTCTGTTCTGTAAAGGCGCGGAGATTCACATGGCCCATATGAAGCCTGGTACGGTGGAAGTAAAAGAGGGAGAGAAAGTGAACACTGGCGACCGTGTTGGGGAAGTCGGCAATACAGGGAATACGACAGAGCCCCACCTTCATATTCATGCGGAGAAAGATGGGGAAGGGGTCCCGATTACGTTCGATGATCGGTTCTTGAAGCGGAATAGTTTAGTAATGAGATAA
- a CDS encoding helix-turn-helix transcriptional regulator has protein sequence MKNEIKTSREKLGVSQGKLASLCYVSRQTINAIENNKYDPSLQLAFNIAKHLGTTVDQIFSP, from the coding sequence TTGAAAAATGAGATCAAGACGTCAAGGGAGAAATTGGGTGTTTCCCAGGGAAAACTCGCTTCTCTCTGCTACGTGAGCCGGCAAACAATAAACGCTATTGAAAACAATAAGTATGACCCGAGTTTACAGCTCGCATTTAATATTGCGAAGCATTTAGGAACCACCGTTGATCAAATATTTTCACCATAA
- a CDS encoding VOC family protein: MESVFFQSPSTYVGTVELNVQQLTRSIQFYTDVIGLRVIEQTEHKAVLSADGTRALLTIEQSSFFQPKGKSTAGLYHFALLLPDRLSLAKVYKHLADRGIRLGAADHLVSEALYLNDPDGNGIEIYRDRPSKTWTWHDGKVAMTVDPLDSKGILAELNGDQWEGLPADTIIGHVHLHVHDLDQARHFYCDGLGFEITSDQLNQALFLSSNGYHHHLGLNTWQGTDAPPASDQNAGLKQYTLLFPDQAKRDQAVQRLKELGYGSETVDEQLITSDPSGNRVILAF, from the coding sequence ATGGAATCAGTATTTTTCCAATCTCCATCCACTTATGTAGGAACCGTAGAATTAAACGTTCAGCAATTAACAAGATCGATTCAGTTTTATACGGATGTTATCGGGCTCCGGGTCATCGAACAAACGGAACATAAAGCCGTTTTGTCGGCTGATGGCACACGGGCTCTCCTCACGATCGAGCAGTCTTCTTTTTTTCAGCCAAAAGGGAAATCCACCGCCGGTCTGTATCACTTTGCCCTTCTCTTACCGGACCGGCTCTCGTTAGCCAAAGTATACAAGCACCTCGCTGACCGCGGAATACGACTCGGCGCAGCCGATCACCTGGTTAGTGAAGCGCTGTACTTGAATGATCCCGATGGCAATGGAATCGAAATCTACCGGGATCGCCCTTCCAAAACGTGGACTTGGCATGATGGAAAAGTCGCCATGACCGTGGATCCGCTCGATTCTAAAGGTATTCTTGCGGAGTTAAACGGAGACCAGTGGGAAGGGCTTCCTGCAGATACGATTATAGGCCACGTCCACCTTCACGTTCATGACTTAGACCAGGCCCGGCATTTCTACTGTGACGGCTTAGGATTCGAGATCACTTCCGATCAATTGAACCAGGCTTTGTTCCTATCTTCGAATGGATACCATCACCACCTGGGGTTGAACACCTGGCAGGGTACAGACGCCCCACCCGCTTCCGATCAAAATGCCGGGCTTAAGCAATATACTTTGCTGTTTCCTGATCAAGCTAAAAGGGATCAAGCTGTGCAGCGCTTGAAGGAGCTGGGATATGGCAGTGAGACGGTAGATGAACAACTGATCACCAGCGATCCATCAGGAAATAGAGTCATTTTAGCTTTTTGA
- a CDS encoding PTS sugar transporter subunit IIB, with protein sequence MKKVLVVCGNGLGSSMIVEMNVKAALKELGKEAEVSHTDLTTAKSEQADLFLGSEDIVGSLDDGSKNVVKLKNLMDKNELREALEQNI encoded by the coding sequence ATGAAAAAAGTATTAGTAGTATGTGGAAATGGACTAGGCAGCAGCATGATCGTAGAAATGAACGTGAAAGCAGCACTGAAGGAACTTGGCAAAGAAGCAGAAGTTTCTCACACCGATTTAACAACAGCCAAATCGGAACAAGCGGATCTCTTCCTAGGTTCTGAGGATATTGTCGGTAGTTTGGATGATGGCAGCAAGAACGTCGTGAAACTGAAAAACCTTATGGATAAAAATGAGCTCCGTGAAGCCTTAGAACAAAACATATAA
- a CDS encoding PTS ascorbate transporter subunit IIC, whose amino-acid sequence MIDLIMKDILGTPAILVGLFALIGLLVQRKNSGDVVSGTLKTVMGFVILGAGANVLVQSLGQFSSMFDKAFAVDGVIPNNEAIVALAQESFGTETAMIMLFGMIVNILLARFSPFKYIFLTGHHTMFMACLIAVILNTGGFSGATLIIFGSVILGTLMVLSPAMLQPFTRKITGSDDFAVGHFGSIGYLVSSLVGKAVGKGSKSTEDIKVPKSLGFLRDTSVSVSLTMVILFFVVAGAAGPAFVETELSGGQNFMVFAFMQGLTFAAGVYIILAGVRMLLGEIVPAFKGIADKIVPNAKPALDAPAIFPFAGNAVIIGFLFSFAAGLVSMLFLPLLGLKVIVPGLVPHFFTGAAAGVFGNATGGRKGAIFGSMANGVMISFLPALLLPVLGSLGFQGTTFGDADFGLVGIVLGNLINLVQSKAIVMVLVLALIAILFFIGMKSKPNKDDGDTDAA is encoded by the coding sequence ATGATTGATTTAATAATGAAGGACATCTTAGGTACTCCAGCCATCCTGGTCGGTCTATTCGCCTTAATCGGACTCCTTGTGCAACGTAAAAACTCCGGAGACGTCGTTTCCGGAACCCTTAAAACGGTGATGGGCTTTGTGATCCTTGGGGCCGGGGCGAATGTCCTCGTCCAGTCCCTTGGACAATTCAGCAGTATGTTCGACAAAGCCTTCGCTGTGGACGGAGTCATCCCGAACAATGAAGCGATTGTTGCGCTTGCCCAGGAAAGCTTCGGTACAGAGACCGCAATGATTATGTTGTTCGGTATGATTGTTAATATCCTGCTTGCCAGGTTCAGCCCTTTTAAATATATCTTCTTGACCGGACACCATACCATGTTTATGGCCTGCTTAATCGCTGTTATCTTAAATACCGGCGGGTTTTCCGGCGCCACTCTTATTATCTTCGGTTCCGTGATTCTCGGAACATTAATGGTACTTTCACCGGCCATGCTTCAGCCTTTCACACGAAAAATTACCGGTTCCGATGACTTTGCAGTCGGCCACTTTGGTTCCATTGGTTATTTAGTGTCCTCTCTAGTCGGTAAGGCTGTCGGAAAAGGATCAAAATCAACGGAAGATATCAAAGTACCAAAATCTCTTGGTTTTCTAAGAGACACATCCGTTTCCGTATCCTTAACCATGGTTATCCTGTTCTTTGTCGTCGCAGGTGCAGCCGGCCCAGCTTTCGTTGAAACCGAATTAAGCGGCGGACAGAACTTCATGGTCTTCGCATTTATGCAGGGTCTTACCTTTGCTGCCGGCGTATATATCATCTTAGCTGGTGTGCGTATGCTTCTTGGAGAAATTGTCCCAGCCTTTAAAGGGATCGCTGATAAAATTGTGCCGAATGCGAAACCGGCACTTGATGCCCCGGCTATCTTCCCATTTGCCGGAAACGCTGTCATCATCGGTTTCCTATTCAGCTTCGCTGCCGGACTTGTAAGCATGCTCTTCTTACCTTTATTAGGATTAAAAGTAATTGTACCAGGGCTTGTCCCTCACTTCTTCACAGGTGCTGCTGCCGGAGTCTTCGGTAACGCCACCGGTGGACGTAAAGGAGCCATCTTCGGCTCAATGGCGAACGGTGTTATGATCAGTTTCCTTCCAGCCCTATTGCTTCCGGTACTCGGCTCCCTAGGATTTCAGGGAACGACGTTCGGAGATGCAGACTTTGGTCTAGTAGGAATTGTACTTGGTAATCTGATCAACCTTGTTCAGTCAAAAGCAATCGTGATGGTATTGGTTCTTGCTCTAATAGCTATCCTGTTCTTCATCGGAATGAAATCAAAACCCAATAAAGATGATGGAGATACCGACGCAGCCTAA
- a CDS encoding sporulation protein: protein MVNYLRLGRPKIDLILDSQKSSEIEGVFSLYGGWTEHRIQRLECDLVKVSNGKKAKFVAPVVTRLMAQIIKPKEYMEVPFYYQVPPDLPPLEQGEVYQLQTRLIIDKDMKCTDTDELTKMHQLS from the coding sequence TTGGTCAATTACTTAAGGTTAGGACGTCCTAAAATCGATCTCATTCTTGATTCTCAAAAATCAAGTGAAATTGAAGGGGTATTTTCTTTATACGGCGGCTGGACAGAACATCGTATCCAACGCCTTGAATGTGATCTTGTTAAAGTATCTAACGGTAAAAAAGCAAAGTTTGTAGCTCCGGTGGTTACAAGACTTATGGCTCAAATTATCAAACCGAAGGAATATATGGAGGTACCCTTTTACTACCAGGTACCGCCCGATCTTCCGCCTCTGGAACAGGGGGAAGTTTATCAACTTCAAACAAGACTTATTATAGATAAGGATATGAAATGCACAGATACGGATGAATTAACCAAGATGCATCAACTTTCTTAA
- a CDS encoding SDR family oxidoreductase, which yields MGVYLMQSHDHAISINESPSKIALVTGANSGMGLATTVELLKKDYYVVMLCRSEQRGKEALQIAKEQSNREHVELMLCDLGSLHSIRQFAEAFNERFSKLDALINNAGVVTTKRTTTSDGFESMLGINHLGHFLLTNLLLEKIKRSEQGRIVTVSSGAHKVGKIHFDDPHLKNNFSVIKGYGQSKLANILFTVKLDELLQNTTVKANCVHPGAVSTSLGINRDTGFGKTIHSVLRPFFQTPEQGADTAVYLATFPDLDVSGEYFYKREIIERSTLAQDKTLAENLWEWSEREIALKDKHLLQELKNS from the coding sequence ATGGGTGTGTATCTAATGCAAAGCCATGACCACGCAATTTCCATCAACGAATCACCAAGCAAAATAGCACTTGTGACCGGAGCCAATTCCGGCATGGGACTCGCCACCACCGTCGAACTTCTGAAAAAAGATTATTATGTCGTTATGCTATGCCGCAGCGAGCAGCGTGGGAAAGAAGCGTTGCAAATTGCGAAGGAGCAAAGTAATCGTGAACACGTGGAACTGATGCTTTGTGACCTGGGTTCTCTCCATAGTATCCGTCAATTTGCCGAGGCATTTAACGAGCGCTTCTCCAAACTTGATGCTCTCATTAATAATGCGGGCGTCGTCACCACGAAGCGAACGACTACCTCGGACGGCTTCGAAAGTATGCTCGGAATCAATCACCTCGGGCACTTCTTATTAACTAATCTTCTTCTTGAAAAAATAAAGCGATCGGAACAGGGACGAATTGTCACCGTATCTTCCGGTGCTCATAAAGTCGGGAAAATTCATTTTGACGATCCTCATCTAAAGAATAACTTCAGTGTTATTAAGGGCTACGGACAATCGAAACTCGCTAACATCCTATTTACCGTGAAATTAGATGAACTTCTCCAAAACACTACCGTCAAGGCGAACTGTGTGCACCCTGGAGCCGTCAGTACGAGTCTTGGCATTAACCGGGATACTGGTTTCGGCAAAACCATCCACTCTGTTTTGAGACCCTTTTTCCAAACTCCAGAGCAAGGGGCAGATACGGCTGTCTATTTAGCCACGTTTCCAGACCTTGATGTAAGTGGAGAATATTTTTATAAACGGGAGATAATTGAGCGCTCAACGTTAGCTCAGGATAAGACACTGGCGGAGAATTTATGGGAGTGGAGTGAGCGGGAGATTGCTCTTAAAGATAAGCATCTTTTACAGGAGCTAAAAAACTCATAA
- a CDS encoding DoxX family protein has product MSVALLIIQILLGIGFIMFGFMKFSSKQMVDEFQRYGYASSFRILTGLIEVTAAVLMIAGIWISVLALIGAILIIGTMIGAIFTHFKVGDQLKSIMMPATLLLLAIAVAVYVYQLISG; this is encoded by the coding sequence ATGAGCGTAGCTTTACTAATTATTCAAATCCTTTTAGGTATAGGATTTATAATGTTCGGATTCATGAAGTTCAGTTCAAAGCAGATGGTTGACGAGTTCCAGCGATATGGCTATGCATCTTCCTTTCGGATTTTAACAGGATTGATTGAAGTAACTGCCGCTGTGTTAATGATTGCAGGAATTTGGATAAGTGTACTCGCATTGATTGGTGCCATTTTAATTATTGGCACGATGATTGGCGCTATTTTTACCCACTTTAAAGTAGGGGACCAGCTTAAATCCATCATGATGCCAGCTACGCTCCTCCTTTTGGCAATTGCCGTCGCAGTCTATGTGTATCAATTAATAAGCGGGTAG
- a CDS encoding BglG family transcription antiterminator: MVLDKRRAHLLSILKQSSDPIPTKDLVAKMKVSQRTIYYDIDQINNWLETQNLEPIESKHGEGLFLPPSSKAELMDELDQSFDDWQYQLSKQEREVLIKAKILLEEQDASMQTFMDLTNMSRGTVAKVIKTIKQEFKQDGLHLYYEKQSGYRLSGPEDAKRTILSNILATVLSQQDWQNVRNEIQKMILPGTNTWEKETDQRRSVRKLLMEAEQELGLTLTDEMMEILSLQILMIMKRIDSEKYIHVQSAEKEVLKQTKAYQASLLIANKLEALRGISFPEDEVYFITMNLLGSKVQHDDFSRYTEQELAGLKEVVQQMIADFQLYSCVVFDDKEGLEENMISHIKPTYYRLKYGVHIANDLAETIQENYPDIFHLTKRVMRHLEIYIGKPIPNEEVAYITLHFGGWLTKEKKQVETRLSAIIVCENGIGTSHMLRTQLENLIAGLNVITTLSTREFQNNEYQADVIFSTNYIKPKDIPVIHVPAILTNIEKEQVMQRVNELFDSKPSEKRPVDHMLEVIERYATIHQKNELKQELLHILEQNTPGTKEIKKPMLNDLLTKKTIQLKDEVPSWEEAIKTAAQPLIDQESIHEEYVQAMIDTVHELGPYVVIAPGIAIPHARPEAGVERLGMSFLRLKEPVYFSEKEKHRAQLVIVLAAIDNQTHLKALAQLTELLSNEDNVDKLIAADDQETVLEIINQSVEG, encoded by the coding sequence ATGGTACTGGATAAAAGACGTGCACACTTATTATCCATCCTTAAACAATCCTCTGATCCGATTCCAACAAAAGATCTGGTTGCCAAAATGAAAGTTTCGCAGCGTACGATTTATTACGATATTGATCAGATTAACAATTGGCTGGAGACTCAGAATTTGGAACCTATTGAAAGTAAACATGGTGAGGGACTGTTTTTGCCTCCTTCATCTAAAGCAGAACTCATGGACGAACTGGATCAGAGCTTTGACGATTGGCAGTATCAGTTATCTAAACAGGAACGAGAAGTTCTGATTAAAGCGAAAATATTACTGGAAGAGCAAGATGCCTCGATGCAGACGTTTATGGATCTCACGAATATGAGCCGCGGGACGGTTGCCAAGGTGATCAAAACGATCAAACAGGAATTCAAGCAAGACGGTTTGCATTTGTATTACGAGAAGCAGTCAGGGTACCGCTTAAGCGGCCCAGAGGATGCGAAGAGAACCATACTTTCCAATATTCTTGCTACCGTTCTATCACAGCAGGATTGGCAGAATGTCCGAAATGAAATTCAAAAGATGATCCTTCCCGGGACCAATACGTGGGAAAAAGAAACAGATCAGCGGCGTTCAGTAAGAAAATTGCTTATGGAAGCTGAACAGGAATTAGGTTTAACCCTGACCGATGAAATGATGGAGATCCTTTCCTTACAGATCTTAATGATCATGAAGCGAATTGATTCAGAGAAGTATATCCATGTTCAGTCAGCAGAGAAAGAGGTTCTAAAGCAGACAAAAGCTTATCAGGCTTCTCTGCTGATTGCGAATAAACTCGAAGCCTTACGAGGGATTTCTTTTCCAGAAGACGAGGTTTATTTCATTACGATGAACCTCCTGGGATCGAAAGTCCAGCATGATGACTTCAGCCGCTATACCGAGCAGGAATTAGCCGGACTGAAAGAGGTTGTGCAGCAGATGATTGCCGATTTCCAACTGTACTCCTGCGTTGTGTTTGATGATAAGGAAGGGCTTGAAGAGAATATGATCTCTCATATTAAGCCCACTTATTACCGGCTCAAGTACGGGGTGCATATCGCGAATGACTTGGCGGAAACCATTCAGGAAAACTACCCGGATATTTTCCATTTAACGAAACGGGTGATGAGACACTTGGAGATTTATATCGGGAAGCCGATTCCTAATGAAGAAGTGGCTTATATTACCCTACACTTCGGAGGGTGGCTCACCAAAGAGAAAAAGCAGGTCGAAACCAGGCTAAGCGCGATTATCGTTTGTGAAAATGGAATTGGAACGTCCCATATGCTGCGCACCCAGCTGGAGAACTTAATTGCCGGACTCAATGTCATTACGACCCTGTCAACGAGGGAGTTTCAAAACAACGAATATCAGGCCGATGTAATCTTTTCAACCAATTATATTAAGCCAAAAGACATTCCCGTTATTCATGTGCCAGCCATCTTAACGAATATCGAAAAAGAGCAGGTCATGCAAAGGGTCAATGAGCTATTCGACTCTAAACCATCCGAAAAACGACCAGTCGATCATATGCTCGAAGTCATCGAACGCTATGCGACCATTCATCAGAAGAATGAATTGAAACAGGAATTGCTTCACATATTAGAACAAAACACTCCCGGAACAAAGGAGATTAAAAAGCCTATGCTCAACGATTTATTAACCAAAAAAACCATTCAATTAAAAGACGAGGTGCCAAGCTGGGAGGAAGCCATTAAGACGGCCGCTCAGCCCCTGATCGATCAAGAATCCATTCACGAGGAATATGTGCAGGCGATGATTGATACGGTCCATGAATTAGGGCCTTATGTGGTCATCGCGCCAGGAATCGCGATCCCCCATGCACGCCCGGAAGCAGGAGTCGAACGACTCGGGATGAGTTTCCTGCGGCTGAAAGAACCGGTGTACTTTTCAGAAAAAGAAAAACACCGCGCGCAGTTAGTGATTGTACTGGCAGCCATTGATAATCAGACTCACCTGAAAGCCCTAGCGCAGCTCACGGAATTGTTATCAAATGAAGACAATGTGGATAAGCTAATTGCAGCGGATGATCAGGAAACCGTTCTTGAAATTATCAACCAATCCGTAGAAGGATAA
- a CDS encoding M20 family metallo-hydrolase encodes MEINGSRFADHINTLAEIGKIGETGVCRLAHSKEDRQAVDVVKGWMEEAGLETRIDCFGNLIGRLEGKDQDKPILMLGSHIDSQPYGGRFDGTAGALGGIEVVHTLKDQGIDPNRTIEVVCFSDEEGSRFNKGVFGVRGLIGQLEEGELKRKDKNGVTRLEALREFGVEPDVSQSPVYQPGDIEAFLELHIEQGPVLEADNKPVGIVSAISGPIWLTVTLEGFAGHAGSVPMNLRQDAFLGAATITKEFNELVRNEGTPNTVGTVGSIQNFPNSRNIISEKVEFTIDLRDIDIEARTNLEKKLYQIIEKTASELNLEYSVSEDTKSEPRYCADWIKDIMKQEDEKLGFQSPVLMSGPFHDALFMSYISDYGMIFVRCEKGISHNPLEYAEMDDLQKGVELLYHTAAKIAQS; translated from the coding sequence TTGGAGATTAATGGAAGCAGATTTGCAGACCACATTAATACGTTAGCTGAAATCGGGAAAATTGGAGAAACAGGCGTTTGTCGATTAGCCCATTCGAAAGAAGATCGTCAGGCCGTCGATGTCGTGAAAGGCTGGATGGAAGAAGCCGGATTAGAAACCCGCATCGATTGTTTTGGTAACCTGATCGGGCGATTAGAAGGAAAAGATCAAGACAAACCGATTCTCATGCTCGGTTCTCATATCGACTCCCAGCCCTATGGCGGTCGTTTTGACGGAACCGCCGGTGCACTAGGTGGCATTGAAGTAGTACATACGTTGAAAGATCAAGGAATCGATCCGAACCGCACGATCGAAGTGGTCTGTTTTTCTGATGAAGAGGGCTCAAGGTTTAATAAAGGAGTCTTTGGTGTCCGCGGCTTGATTGGGCAATTGGAAGAAGGTGAGCTTAAGCGTAAAGATAAAAATGGAGTGACGAGATTGGAAGCTTTGCGCGAGTTCGGGGTGGAACCGGACGTATCTCAAAGTCCTGTCTATCAGCCTGGTGATATTGAAGCCTTCCTTGAATTGCATATTGAACAGGGGCCCGTCCTGGAAGCCGACAACAAACCGGTAGGCATCGTCTCCGCTATTTCCGGTCCAATCTGGCTAACCGTCACTCTCGAAGGATTTGCAGGTCATGCAGGATCTGTGCCGATGAACCTAAGACAAGATGCCTTCCTTGGAGCCGCCACCATCACGAAGGAATTCAATGAACTTGTCCGGAACGAAGGGACACCCAACACCGTTGGAACGGTTGGCAGTATTCAGAACTTCCCCAACTCCCGTAACATTATTTCTGAAAAAGTAGAGTTCACGATTGATCTAAGAGATATTGATATCGAAGCTCGCACAAACCTTGAGAAAAAACTCTATCAAATAATTGAAAAGACAGCGTCCGAACTTAATTTGGAATACTCTGTGAGCGAAGATACAAAAAGCGAACCACGTTACTGCGCGGACTGGATCAAAGATATTATGAAACAAGAAGATGAAAAGCTCGGCTTTCAATCTCCCGTCCTGATGAGCGGTCCTTTTCACGACGCGCTGTTCATGTCCTACATCAGTGACTATGGGATGATTTTCGTCCGCTGCGAAAAAGGGATCAGCCATAACCCGCTCGAGTATGCAGAAATGGATGATCTCCAAAAAGGTGTGGAATTGCTCTACCATACGGCAGCAAAAATCGCTCAGTCATAG